In Astyanax mexicanus isolate ESR-SI-001 chromosome 5, AstMex3_surface, whole genome shotgun sequence, a single window of DNA contains:
- the sumf1 gene encoding formylglycine-generating enzyme, producing the protein MTKFTKNGFTLVKSLIAGMALFLWRFGAFLSVVLYPVPLTVSGSDVGAGPDCGCSALNRETSEGKGTVCENPADKYTETTNGNPSQEHEYDLLSKMVQLEGGFFLMGTDGPGIPQDGEAPQRRVWIDTFLIEEHEVNNKQFQRFINQTGHITEAERFGDSFVFEGLLSEEIKNTLTQAVAAAPWWSPVKGADWRHPEGPDSTISNRMDHPVLHVSWADAQAYCQWAQRRLPTEAEWELACRGGLEDKLYPWGNKLMPREEHYANLWQGEFPNVNTAEDGYLNTSPVMSFPANGFGLYDMVGNAWEWTADWWNVHHTRDEARNPKGPEKGTDKVKKGGSYMCHKSYCYRYRCAARSQNTPDSSASNLGFRCAADSKL; encoded by the exons ATGACCAAGTTCACAAAAAATGGCTTCACCCTGGTAAAATCTCTTATAGCGGGCATGGCTCTGTTCCTGTGGAGGTTTGGAGCGTTTCTGAGTGTTGTATTGTACCCGGTACCGCTCACTGTAAGCGGGTCAGATGTTGGAGCGGGTCCGGACTGCGGCTGCAGCGCTCTGAACCGGGAAACGAGCGAGGGAAAAGGCACAGTGTGTGAAAATCCAGCCGATAAATACACTGAAACAACCAATGGAAACCCTTCTCAAGAGCATGAATATGACTTGCTCAGCAAG ATGGTGCAGCTGGAAGGTGGCTTTTTCCTGATGGGTACAGATGGTCCAGGGATACCACAGGATGGGGAGGCTCCTCAGAGGAGGGTGTGGATTGACACTTTTCTCATTGAAGAGCATGAGGTCAACAATAAGCAGTTTCAACGCTTCATTAACCAAACAGGCCACATTACAGAG GCTGAGCGATTTGGAGATTCGTTTGTGTTTGAGGGACTGCTGAGCGAAGAAATCAAGAATACTCTGACCCAAGCG GTTGCTGCTGCTCCCTGGTGGTCACCAGTGAAGGGAGCAGACTGGAGACATCCAGAGGGCCCAGATTCAACCATATCCAACAG GATGGATCACCCTGTACTACACGTTTCATGGGCAGATGCTCAAGCCTACTGTCAGTGGGCTCAGCGCAGGCTGCCCACAGAAGCTGAGTGGGAGTTGGCCTGCAGGGGTGGTCTGGAGGACAA GTTGTATCCATGGGGGAATAAGCTGATGCCCAGAGAAGAGCACTATGCAAACCTGTGGCAGGGAGAGTTCCCCAATGTGAACACAGCGGAGGATGGATATTTAAACACATCACCA GTGATGTCATTTCCCGCAAATGGCTTTGGTCTGTATGACATGGTGGGGAATGCCTGGGAGTGGACAGCAGACTGGTGGAACGTTCACCACACCAGAGATGAAGCTCGCAACCCG AAGGGACCAGAAAAGGGAACAGATAAAGTGAAGAAAGGAGGTTCCTATATGTGCCACAAG TCATACTGTTACAGGTACCGGTGTGCTGCCCGTAGCCAGAACACTCCTGACAGCTCCGCGTCTAACCTAGGCTTCCGCTGTGCAGCTGACTCAAAACTATGA